One Camelus dromedarius isolate mCamDro1 chromosome 6, mCamDro1.pat, whole genome shotgun sequence genomic region harbors:
- the SPACA1 gene encoding sperm acrosome membrane-associated protein 1 produces MSPGGAGCSARLLLTVGWLLLARLQSTCGTNVTAFRDPGLDREGENEGEEEAGTDSEAENEPQDEAEEDVSNGTIVKEVEFGMCTVTCGIGIREVILTNGCPGGESKCVVRVEECRGPVDCGWGKPLSESLESVRLACVHISPVNRFKYVWRLIRPNQQAIILPNDSAILEVHRDIHPMAYECETLENDEIIASVKFTIYTTAELQMKRSNRPDTDAVLVFVLTIGVVICIFVIFVLIFIIVNWAAVKDFWGAKASTTEVQSELSSMRYKESTSLDQSPTEIPGHEEDALSEWNE; encoded by the exons ATGAGCCCCGGGGGCGCGGGCTGCTCCGCCAGGCTGCTGCTGACGGTTGGCTGGCTGCTGCTGGCACGCCTCCAGTCGACGTGCGGGACCAACGTCACCGCCTTCCGGGATCCCGGCTTGGACCGCGAGGGCGAGAACGAGGGCGAGGAGGAGGCTGGGACCGACAGCGAGGCCGAGAACGAGCCCCAGGATGAGGCTGAGGAGGATG TTTCAAATGGGACAATAGTCAAAGAAGTAGAATTTGGGATGTGCACCGTTACATGTG GTATTGGTATTAGAGAAGTTATATTAACCAATGGATGCCCTGGCGGTGAATCCAAGTGTGTCGTCCGGGTGGAAGAGTGCCGTGGACCAGTAGATTGTGGCT ggggTAAGCCACTTTCAGAAAGTCTTGAAAGTGTTAGACTGGCATGTGTTCATATATCTCCTGTAAACCGTTTCAAATATGTTTGGAGACTTATAAGGCCAAACCAA caaGCCATTATACTTCCAAACGATTCAGCAATCCTGGAGGTTCACAGGGACATTCACCCCATGGCTTACGAGTGTGAAACGTTGGAGAATGATGAAATAATAGCATCTGTTAAATTCACAATCTATACAACAGCTG aaCTGCAGATGAAAAGATCGAACCGACCAGACACTGATGCAGTTCTAGTTTTCGTGCTGACCATAGGAGTTGTTATCTGTATATTCGTGATCTTCGTACTGATCTTCATAATTGTAAACTG ggcGGCAGTCAAAGATTTCTGGGGGGCAAAAGCCTCAACAACCGAGGTACAGTCTGAGCTGAGTTCAATGAGATACAAAGAGTCAACTTCTCTTGACCAATCACCAACAGAAATACCTGGACATGAAGAGGATGCTTTAAGTGAATGGAATGAATGA